The following coding sequences lie in one Notolabrus celidotus isolate fNotCel1 chromosome 6, fNotCel1.pri, whole genome shotgun sequence genomic window:
- the gan gene encoding gigaxonin isoform X2, which yields MPLSGSSEPGSKVSDPQHSQKLLRVLRVFWQEQSFHDAVLVVDGEELPVQKNILAAASPYVRTKLNYNPPKEDGSTYRIELQGVSMSIMKQILDYIFSGEITLSEETIQDMVQASDLLLMIDLKSLCCQFLESCITAENCIGIRLFSLHYCLYHVHYAATEFLQTHFGDVAHTEEFRELPPNRLCEVLAMEKLNVGNEKHVLEAVVRWLAHDPEDRKVHMKEVMSAVWLQGLDVSYLREQTMGEPLMREVIRDYCQSVLSDGQLQGEALLAAFKPRGYSECIVIAGGEDRKNKKPTAVTRCMCPLYDTNRQSWIELQPMSVARICHGVVAAEGFLFVIGGVDEHNTVLDSGEKYDPENNTWSPILPMLQARQNFGVVELDGLIYVLGGENEETELTTVEVFDPHSNTWKLTTSMTMIRKVGCYATMNKKIYAMGGGSYGKLFDSVECFDPKTQQWTGLCPLKERRFGSVACGVGQELYVFGGVRSQENENAEQRQMMTCKSEFYHDEMRRWMFLDDQSLCIHTSSSFVYGAVPIGASIYVVGDLDTGTTFDYIREFRRSTGTWYRTRPMLPTDLSKTSCAALRLANCRLFRLQLSQGMFRIRL from the exons ATGCCCCTTTCTGGATCAAGTGAACCTGGTTCGAAGGTTTCGGACCCCCAACATTCCCAGAAACTCCTCAGGGTCCTTCGAGTCTTCTGGCAGGAGCAAAGTTTCCACGATGCAGTGCTGGTGGTTGATGGAGAGGAGCTCCCGGTCCAGAAAAACATCCTGGCTGCTGCCAGCCCATATGTCAG GACCAAGCTGAACTACAATCCTCCAAAGGAAGATGGGTCTACATACAGAATTGAGCTGCAGGGGGTCTCCATGTCCATAATGAAACAGATCTTGGACTACATCTTCAGTGGTGAA ATCACTTTAAGTGAAGAAACCATTCAGGACATGGTGCAGGCGTCCGATCTGCTCCTCATGATAGACCTCAAGTCTCTGTGCTGCCAGTTCTTAGAGAGCTGCATCACTGCAGAGAACTGCATCGGCATCCGCCTCTTCTCTCTGCACTATTGCCTCTACCACGTACACTACGCTGCCACCGAGTTCCTGCAGACACATTTTGGTGATGTGGCGCACACTGAGGAGTTCAGGGAGCTGCCTCCGAACCGGCTCTGCGAGGTGCTGGCCATGGAGAAGCTGAATGTGGGCAACGAGAAGCACGTGCTGGAGGCTGTGGTGCGATGGTTGGCTCATGACCCAGAGGATCGCAAG GTCCACATGAAGGAAGTGATGTCGGCAGTGTGGCTGCAGGGCCTGGACGTGAGCTACCTGAGGGAGCAG ACCATGGGGGAGCCTCTAATGCGGGAGGTGATCCGAGATTACTGTCAGTCAGTGCTGAGCGATGGTCAGCTGCAGGGGGAGGCTCTGCTTGCGGCCTTCAAACCCAGAGGTTACTCAGAGTGTATTGTTATTGCTGGAGGAGAGGATCGCAA AAACAAGAAGCCGACTGCAGTGACACGCTGCATGTGTCCACTCTACGATACCAACAGACAGTCCTGGATTGAGCTGCAGCCAATGAGTGTTGCTCGCATCTGCCATGGGGTGGTCGCTGCTG AGGGTTTTCTGTTTGTGATTGGTGGGGTAGATGAACACAACACAGTTCTGGACAGTGGAGAGAAATATGACCCTGAAAACAACACATGGAGCCCGATATTACCCATGCTTCAG GCTCGTCAGAACTTCGGTGTGGTGGAGCTGGACGGTCTGATCTACGTTCTGGGAGGAGAAAATGAAGAGACAGAGCTGACCACTGTCGAAGTGTTTGACCCTCACAGCAACACCTGGAAACTGACGACAAGTATGACCATGATCCGCAAg GTGGGCTGCTACGCAACCATGAATAAGAAGATCTATGCCATGGGAGGAGGCTCCTACGGGAAACTGTTTGATTCAGTCGAATGTTTTGATCCCAAAACGCAGCAATGGACAGGCCTCTGTCCTCTGAAAGAGAGAAG GTTCGGTTCAGTGGCATGTGGTGTTGGTCAGGAGCTCTATGTGTTTGGTGGAGTAAGAAGCCAAGAGAACGAAAACGCCGAGCAAAGACAGATGATGACCTGCAAGTCTGAGTTCTACCATGACGAGATGAGGAG GTGGATGTTCCTGGATGACCAGAGTTTGTGCATTCATACCAGCTCATCCTTTGTTTACGGTGCTGTGCCCATTGGAGCCAGTATCTATGTGGTGGGAGACCTGGATACAG GAACAACCTTTGACTACATTCGCGAGTTTCGGCGCAGCACCGGGACGTGGTATCGCACTAGGCCCATGTTACCCACTGATCTCTCCAAAACATCCTGCGCCGCCCTGCGCCTTGCTAACTGTCGCCTGTTCCGCCTTCAGCTGAGCCAGGGCATGTTCAGGATCAGACTATGA
- the acd gene encoding adrenocortical dysplasia protein homolog, translating into MARTGRNKLSPWIESLILKYSHDGSSSTSGRLKAHVIGVGQMSQSQAQTQGSEGPPGLLFLSDGVLQIPAILTSSAWEHLQEKEERESFNSLLSATVFIQDYKLQFHIAPEQTKSRFFLSVGELATTAAGPVKDCTPCCTTLPSVRQKICVTWRASLGQEVQVSQSQCGLNLTELLGEWQHDCLQAVQEEVREKLMTVRGHPVNPLPSTSTSISSLTQQDTFITTGWDVDRVRYKREKCFTVPINCLCIPDDYYQQLQTPLDVDSSTPSGLSAASKNKARDLPQVHETAEPSVDDAEWRIEDPSLVQVDCDANVNLQRHVEDNILDENMITRLNESEIKPLSNPWDIFPPPGDTSSSIDTSPDVTEALPQVAIFTSTQIPFQQTSEPNSKGEQSDLVPYQNPPNSSSLPITVSASTSTSVSPPEPFTRPANPFQATDRLCTEPEETNLIALEQDDQIFEEEIVQAVERKPRKAKRKRSEPSVEDQTVLEEEEEKAQISGSPPSWLFDSKNESEPEEGSSHQQGQSKGTALRTASTVHSDGKLFSYSYQVSGKSLQGLSQLKVSKSLVSWAVKYLVAPKQANNSHNTSTSSNQLSSDKTEVTPL; encoded by the coding sequence ATGGCACGAACTGGCCGGAATAAACTTTCTCCATGGATTGAAAGTTTGATCCTGAAATACAGCCACGATGGAAGCAGCAGCACCAGCGGGAGGCTGAAGGCTCATGTTATCGGGGTGGGTCAGATGTCTCAGTCCCAGGCTCAGACTCAGGGCTCTGAAGGTCCCCCAGGGCTTCTATTTCTGTCTGATGGGGTGCTTCAGATCCCTGCCATCCTCACTTCATCTGCCTGGGAGCATCTTCAGGAGAAAGAGGAACGGGAGAGTTTCAACAGTCTGCTCAGTGCCACAGTGTTCATTCAGGACTACAAGCTTCAGTTTCACATTGCTCCTGAGCAGACTAAAAGCAGATTCTTTCTATCTGTAGGAGAGCTAGCTACAACTGCAGCAGGTCCAGTGAAAGACTGCACCCCTTGCTGTACAACGTTGCCCTCAGTAAGGCAGAAGATCTGTGTGACATGGAGGGCCTCGCTGGGTCAAGAGGTGCAGGTCTCCCAGAGCCAGTGTGGGTTAAATCTGACTGAGCTGCTTGGGGAGTGGCAGCATGACTGTCTGCAGGCTGTGCAGGAGGAAGTTAGAGAGAAGCTTATGACTGTGAGAGGCCATCCTGTGAATCCTCTGCCTTCCACCTCAACGTCCATCTCATCCCTGACCCAACAAGACACATTCATTACGACAGGCTGGGATGTTGACCGGGTCCGGtataagagagagaaatgtttcACTGTGCCCATTAACTGTCTCTGTATCCCAGATGATTATTATCAGCAGCTGCAAACACCTCTGGATGTTGACAGCAGTACACCAAGCGGGCTCTCTGCTGcctctaaaaacaaagcaaGAGATTTACCACAAGTCCATGAGACAGCAGAGCCTTCTGTTGATGATGCAGAGTGGCGGATAGAGGATCCATCACTTGTTCAGGTAGATTGTGACGCAAATGTGAACCTACAACGACATGTGGAGGACAACATATTGGATGAAAACATGATCACAAGgttaaatgaaagtgaaatcaAGCCTTTGTCCAACCCTTGGGACATTTTTCCACCACCAGGAGACACATCCTCATCCATAGATACATCCCCTGACGTGACAGAAGCCCTGCCTCAGGTCGCCATCTTTACCAGCACACAGATTCCATTCCAGCAGACATCAGAGCCAAACAGCAAAGGAGAGCAGAGCGACCTCGTGCCATACCAGAATCCTCCAAACTCAAGCAGCCTCCCCATCACTGTCAGTGCTTCAACTTCAACCTCTGTGAGTCCACCAGAGCCATTTACCAGACCGGCAAACCCTTTTCAGGCCACAGACAGGCTCTGCACTGAACCAGAGGAAACAAATCTCATTGCTTTGGAGCAGGATGACCAGATTTTTGAGGAGGAGATTGTGCAAGCTGTGGAGAGAAAACCTAGGAaggcaaagagaaagagaagcgaGCCCTCCGTGGAAGATCAGACCGTcttagaagaggaagaggagaaggctCAGATTAGTGGAAGTCCTCCATCATGGCTTTTTGACTCTAAGAATGAATCTGAGCCAGAAGAGGGCAGCAGCCACCAACAGGGTCAAAGTAAAGGAACTGCTTTGAGAACAGCCTCCACTGTTCACAGCGATGGAAAGTTGTTTTCTTACTCCTACCAAGTATCAGGGAAATCCCTACAGGGTTTAAGTCAACTTAAGGTTTCTAAATCATTAGTGAGCTGGGCTGTGAAGTATCTTGTTGCTCCTAAGCAGGCAAATAATTCACACAACACATCAACATCCTCAAATCAACTGTCCTCTGACAAGACTGAGGTCACTCCACTTTAG
- the gan gene encoding gigaxonin isoform X1, producing the protein MNQGLKLATFSLNILSSDMPLSGSSEPGSKVSDPQHSQKLLRVLRVFWQEQSFHDAVLVVDGEELPVQKNILAAASPYVRTKLNYNPPKEDGSTYRIELQGVSMSIMKQILDYIFSGEITLSEETIQDMVQASDLLLMIDLKSLCCQFLESCITAENCIGIRLFSLHYCLYHVHYAATEFLQTHFGDVAHTEEFRELPPNRLCEVLAMEKLNVGNEKHVLEAVVRWLAHDPEDRKVHMKEVMSAVWLQGLDVSYLREQTMGEPLMREVIRDYCQSVLSDGQLQGEALLAAFKPRGYSECIVIAGGEDRKNKKPTAVTRCMCPLYDTNRQSWIELQPMSVARICHGVVAAEGFLFVIGGVDEHNTVLDSGEKYDPENNTWSPILPMLQARQNFGVVELDGLIYVLGGENEETELTTVEVFDPHSNTWKLTTSMTMIRKVGCYATMNKKIYAMGGGSYGKLFDSVECFDPKTQQWTGLCPLKERRFGSVACGVGQELYVFGGVRSQENENAEQRQMMTCKSEFYHDEMRRWMFLDDQSLCIHTSSSFVYGAVPIGASIYVVGDLDTGTTFDYIREFRRSTGTWYRTRPMLPTDLSKTSCAALRLANCRLFRLQLSQGMFRIRL; encoded by the exons ATGAATCAAGGCTTAAAGTTAGCTACGTTTTCCCTCAATATCCTGTCGTCAG aCATGCCCCTTTCTGGATCAAGTGAACCTGGTTCGAAGGTTTCGGACCCCCAACATTCCCAGAAACTCCTCAGGGTCCTTCGAGTCTTCTGGCAGGAGCAAAGTTTCCACGATGCAGTGCTGGTGGTTGATGGAGAGGAGCTCCCGGTCCAGAAAAACATCCTGGCTGCTGCCAGCCCATATGTCAG GACCAAGCTGAACTACAATCCTCCAAAGGAAGATGGGTCTACATACAGAATTGAGCTGCAGGGGGTCTCCATGTCCATAATGAAACAGATCTTGGACTACATCTTCAGTGGTGAA ATCACTTTAAGTGAAGAAACCATTCAGGACATGGTGCAGGCGTCCGATCTGCTCCTCATGATAGACCTCAAGTCTCTGTGCTGCCAGTTCTTAGAGAGCTGCATCACTGCAGAGAACTGCATCGGCATCCGCCTCTTCTCTCTGCACTATTGCCTCTACCACGTACACTACGCTGCCACCGAGTTCCTGCAGACACATTTTGGTGATGTGGCGCACACTGAGGAGTTCAGGGAGCTGCCTCCGAACCGGCTCTGCGAGGTGCTGGCCATGGAGAAGCTGAATGTGGGCAACGAGAAGCACGTGCTGGAGGCTGTGGTGCGATGGTTGGCTCATGACCCAGAGGATCGCAAG GTCCACATGAAGGAAGTGATGTCGGCAGTGTGGCTGCAGGGCCTGGACGTGAGCTACCTGAGGGAGCAG ACCATGGGGGAGCCTCTAATGCGGGAGGTGATCCGAGATTACTGTCAGTCAGTGCTGAGCGATGGTCAGCTGCAGGGGGAGGCTCTGCTTGCGGCCTTCAAACCCAGAGGTTACTCAGAGTGTATTGTTATTGCTGGAGGAGAGGATCGCAA AAACAAGAAGCCGACTGCAGTGACACGCTGCATGTGTCCACTCTACGATACCAACAGACAGTCCTGGATTGAGCTGCAGCCAATGAGTGTTGCTCGCATCTGCCATGGGGTGGTCGCTGCTG AGGGTTTTCTGTTTGTGATTGGTGGGGTAGATGAACACAACACAGTTCTGGACAGTGGAGAGAAATATGACCCTGAAAACAACACATGGAGCCCGATATTACCCATGCTTCAG GCTCGTCAGAACTTCGGTGTGGTGGAGCTGGACGGTCTGATCTACGTTCTGGGAGGAGAAAATGAAGAGACAGAGCTGACCACTGTCGAAGTGTTTGACCCTCACAGCAACACCTGGAAACTGACGACAAGTATGACCATGATCCGCAAg GTGGGCTGCTACGCAACCATGAATAAGAAGATCTATGCCATGGGAGGAGGCTCCTACGGGAAACTGTTTGATTCAGTCGAATGTTTTGATCCCAAAACGCAGCAATGGACAGGCCTCTGTCCTCTGAAAGAGAGAAG GTTCGGTTCAGTGGCATGTGGTGTTGGTCAGGAGCTCTATGTGTTTGGTGGAGTAAGAAGCCAAGAGAACGAAAACGCCGAGCAAAGACAGATGATGACCTGCAAGTCTGAGTTCTACCATGACGAGATGAGGAG GTGGATGTTCCTGGATGACCAGAGTTTGTGCATTCATACCAGCTCATCCTTTGTTTACGGTGCTGTGCCCATTGGAGCCAGTATCTATGTGGTGGGAGACCTGGATACAG GAACAACCTTTGACTACATTCGCGAGTTTCGGCGCAGCACCGGGACGTGGTATCGCACTAGGCCCATGTTACCCACTGATCTCTCCAAAACATCCTGCGCCGCCCTGCGCCTTGCTAACTGTCGCCTGTTCCGCCTTCAGCTGAGCCAGGGCATGTTCAGGATCAGACTATGA